The proteins below come from a single Mesobacillus jeotgali genomic window:
- a CDS encoding O-antigen ligase family protein: MNSITWRDFPFIFIALPVLVVALLFPGTITGLGAAAILALYALISPKNGLLMLLLYFPTRPFLIEINPSLKIVGDLIILAGFANVAFTAIRTGNFKSLFKFQIFEWAFFGFLAVGAISAFITGVEPGVIIFQVRAFVITYIVYYVVKRLDITKEDILKFLWTTFMMAILLSLHGLVEKMSLRSYLMPEKWVGRSLSYNNRVRIYGLIDNPNVLAVYLSLAVMLTIYLKQFVAGKTKLILNIGMILMFGVITLTYSRGTWIGFVIALAVYLAVSKNWQRTGKLFVAAVLSIILINIPVTQATNYFKNAGVGENIQRNVTPEDPGQEDQPSDEERRMRETFEMSTVELSKTTGRLFIVNKGFEIFKDHPVIGTGFATFGDSAAKGNGSPIYEEYGIGHNIYSDNQYIQIIAQTGAAGVILFAVFLLGMLFFLWKKRKDTSQATAVLAVLIGVYVVGVLYNIWEDKTFTTYFFMMLAAITHGINYKGWGKNESPSSH, encoded by the coding sequence ATGAACTCGATAACCTGGAGAGATTTTCCGTTCATCTTCATTGCCCTGCCGGTTCTCGTAGTGGCTTTGTTATTCCCTGGTACCATCACTGGACTTGGGGCAGCAGCAATTTTAGCATTATATGCACTTATATCACCTAAAAATGGACTCTTAATGCTTCTTTTGTATTTCCCGACAAGACCATTTTTAATCGAGATCAACCCCTCACTAAAAATAGTCGGGGATCTCATCATCCTGGCCGGGTTCGCGAATGTAGCATTCACGGCAATTCGCACCGGCAACTTCAAAAGTCTGTTCAAGTTCCAAATCTTCGAGTGGGCCTTCTTCGGCTTCCTTGCAGTCGGAGCCATTTCAGCCTTCATCACAGGCGTGGAACCTGGAGTCATCATTTTCCAAGTTCGCGCATTCGTTATTACTTATATTGTTTACTACGTTGTAAAACGTCTTGATATCACAAAGGAAGACATCCTAAAATTCCTTTGGACAACCTTCATGATGGCGATACTTCTCAGCCTTCATGGGCTAGTCGAAAAAATGTCGCTTCGATCCTATCTTATGCCGGAAAAATGGGTCGGTCGTTCGCTTTCCTATAATAACCGCGTCCGCATCTACGGACTGATTGATAACCCGAATGTGCTGGCAGTATATCTATCATTGGCTGTCATGCTTACGATCTATCTAAAGCAATTTGTCGCCGGCAAAACAAAACTCATCCTCAATATCGGGATGATCCTGATGTTTGGAGTCATTACTCTTACTTACTCAAGGGGAACATGGATCGGTTTTGTCATCGCCCTGGCCGTTTACCTGGCTGTTTCAAAAAACTGGCAGCGCACAGGCAAACTTTTTGTTGCCGCAGTTCTGTCGATCATATTGATAAACATTCCAGTGACACAGGCGACGAACTATTTTAAAAACGCTGGAGTTGGAGAAAATATTCAACGCAATGTAACACCTGAAGATCCAGGACAAGAAGACCAGCCTTCTGATGAAGAACGACGCATGAGAGAAACCTTTGAAATGTCCACAGTTGAGCTAAGTAAAACAACCGGACGTTTGTTCATCGTCAATAAAGGCTTTGAAATCTTTAAAGATCACCCCGTAATCGGTACGGGTTTCGCCACATTCGGTGATTCCGCGGCAAAAGGCAATGGATCGCCAATCTACGAAGAATATGGAATTGGACACAATATCTATTCTGATAATCAATATATCCAGATCATCGCCCAAACAGGGGCTGCAGGTGTCATCCTGTTTGCCGTATTCCTTCTCGGAATGCTCTTCTTCCTCTGGAAAAAGCGAAAAGACACCAGCCAGGCAACAGCTGTGCTTGCTGTCCTGATCGGTGTCTATGTCGTAGGCGTTCTCTACAATATCTGGGAAGACAAGACATTCACAACTTATTTCTTTATGATGCTCGCAGCCATCACGC
- a CDS encoding nucleotide sugar dehydrogenase has protein sequence MKKICVIGLGYIGLPTAAIFARAGYDIVGVDVSERVVNSLNNGNVTIEEVGLPELVKEAVEKGKLRASLTPEEADVFIIAVPTPIHHDYTANVDYVINATKAIVPFVKKGDVVIVESTIPPRTMDDVVAPILQEAGHDVQNDIFLAHCPERVLPGRILIELIENTRIVGGTTPVAAKKAADVYRAIVTGDVIETEALTAEMSKLMENTFRDVNIALANELAKISAKLGVNAHDVIELANKHPRVNIHQPGPGVGGHCLAVDPYFIVEKARNESVLIKLSRDINNSMPEFVTEKIEELTVQIEKPKIAVLGLTYKGNIDDVRESPAIEIYQLLARNPRFETVAHDPHVQQDQVTFPLLSLEDALNEAHVAVVLADHNEFKTLDSKLVASKMKTPVVFDTKNCTNLDNDYVTLYRIGDLSGLKPIQL, from the coding sequence ATGAAAAAGATTTGTGTCATTGGATTAGGTTATATCGGACTGCCAACCGCTGCGATCTTTGCAAGAGCCGGCTATGATATTGTCGGAGTCGATGTCAGCGAACGTGTAGTGAACTCTTTAAATAATGGAAATGTAACAATTGAAGAAGTCGGGCTACCTGAGCTCGTTAAAGAAGCCGTTGAAAAAGGCAAGCTTCGCGCATCCCTCACACCTGAGGAAGCAGACGTATTCATCATCGCGGTGCCAACGCCAATTCACCACGATTACACGGCGAATGTCGATTACGTCATCAACGCAACGAAGGCGATCGTTCCTTTCGTTAAAAAAGGCGATGTTGTCATTGTCGAATCGACCATCCCGCCAAGAACGATGGACGATGTCGTCGCGCCAATCCTTCAAGAAGCAGGACATGACGTGCAAAACGACATTTTCCTTGCACACTGCCCTGAGCGCGTGCTTCCAGGCCGCATCTTAATCGAGTTAATCGAAAACACTCGTATTGTCGGCGGAACAACTCCTGTCGCTGCTAAAAAGGCTGCAGACGTATACCGCGCGATCGTAACAGGTGACGTGATCGAAACGGAAGCCCTCACAGCGGAAATGTCCAAATTGATGGAAAACACATTCCGTGATGTGAACATAGCGCTTGCAAATGAACTTGCTAAAATCAGTGCGAAATTAGGCGTCAATGCCCACGACGTGATCGAGCTTGCCAACAAGCATCCGCGCGTCAATATCCACCAGCCTGGACCAGGGGTAGGCGGACACTGCCTGGCAGTTGACCCATATTTCATCGTTGAAAAAGCACGAAACGAATCTGTGCTGATCAAGCTGTCACGTGATATCAATAATTCAATGCCAGAATTCGTAACAGAAAAAATCGAAGAACTGACGGTCCAGATTGAAAAGCCGAAAATTGCTGTCCTGGGCTTAACTTACAAAGGAAACATCGATGACGTGCGTGAGAGTCCTGCAATCGAGATCTATCAATTGCTGGCCCGCAACCCGCGTTTCGAAACAGTGGCACATGACCCGCATGTCCAGCAGGATCAGGTGACATTCCCGCTTCTTTCATTAGAGGATGCGTTGAATGAAGCCCATGTTGCCGTTGTTTTGGCTGACCACAACGAATTCAAGACGCTAGACAGCAAACTTGTCGCTTCCAAAATGAAGACACCAGTCGTCTTCGATACGAAGAACTGCACAAACCTTGATAACGATTATGTTACTTTATACAGAATCGGTGATTTGTCAGGACTGAAACCAATCCAGCTCTAA
- a CDS encoding glycosyltransferase family 4 protein: protein MKILIATAYDYPHAGGLSTHVATLKAGLEERGHEVDVLSFTDVAPVVRKMYAQGPSFVINKVKKGRGILWSHYARKNLLKALILKNKNKNYDIINAQDPFTTLAALETGIPVVSTVHGYMAFEAVSKGSIDEGSPEANEMQEIEIKAYQNTRKIITVDQRLKQYVKDVSGVDGFAIRNFIDIHSFKPDKDRKNALRDQYGVSRDENILFVPRRLTKKNGVIYPALAMPAVLKEFPNTRLIYAGSGEALSEIKKIVAENGLEDRVDLLGAVAHDKVKDYYALADVALVPSVHSAGVEEATSISALEAMGSGSPLVACAVGGLKEIIEDKEDGLLVEEKNVQELAEAIIFLLKNPEKGEEFAAKARQKIEEEYSHLAAAEKYEEIYLSALGRK, encoded by the coding sequence ATGAAAATTCTTATTGCCACCGCTTATGACTACCCGCACGCTGGCGGGCTATCGACTCACGTTGCGACATTAAAGGCGGGACTTGAGGAGCGCGGACATGAAGTGGATGTCCTTTCATTCACGGATGTGGCGCCAGTAGTCCGCAAAATGTACGCACAGGGACCGAGCTTTGTGATCAACAAAGTGAAAAAGGGCCGCGGAATCCTTTGGAGCCACTATGCGCGAAAGAACCTGCTGAAGGCTCTTATTTTAAAAAACAAGAACAAGAATTATGACATCATCAATGCCCAGGATCCTTTCACTACCCTGGCTGCGCTGGAAACGGGAATTCCTGTTGTTTCGACTGTCCATGGTTACATGGCTTTTGAGGCTGTCAGCAAAGGTTCAATTGATGAAGGCAGTCCGGAAGCAAACGAAATGCAGGAAATCGAAATCAAGGCATACCAAAATACCCGTAAGATCATTACGGTTGACCAGCGCCTGAAACAATATGTTAAGGATGTATCTGGTGTTGACGGATTCGCGATCCGCAACTTTATCGATATCCACAGCTTCAAGCCTGATAAGGATAGAAAAAATGCGCTTCGTGATCAGTACGGTGTCTCCCGTGATGAAAATATATTGTTCGTGCCGCGCCGTTTGACGAAAAAGAATGGGGTCATCTATCCGGCGCTAGCCATGCCTGCCGTGCTGAAGGAATTTCCAAACACAAGGTTAATCTATGCAGGAAGCGGCGAAGCGTTGTCAGAAATCAAGAAAATTGTTGCTGAAAATGGACTTGAAGACAGGGTTGACCTGCTTGGTGCTGTGGCACATGACAAGGTTAAAGATTACTATGCGCTTGCCGATGTCGCGCTTGTGCCGAGTGTCCACTCTGCCGGTGTTGAGGAAGCGACTTCGATTTCCGCGCTTGAAGCGATGGGTTCGGGTTCACCGCTGGTCGCCTGTGCAGTTGGCGGCCTGAAGGAAATCATCGAGGATAAAGAAGATGGCCTGCTCGTTGAGGAGAAGAACGTCCAGGAACTTGCGGAAGCGATCATTTTCTTATTAAAGAATCCTGAAAAAGGTGAGGAATTTGCCGCCAAGGCTCGTCAGAAGATTGAAGAGGAATACTCTCATCTTGCGGCTGCTGAGAAATATGAAGAAATCTATTTGAGCGCTTTAGGCCGTAAATAG
- a CDS encoding WecB/TagA/CpsF family glycosyltransferase: MKKENYLGVDVSPYNYEEIIADLRERMKAGLQSTIIAVNPEKVMAAEKNEELRQLINSSTYQIPDGVGILLASKMKGGNISSRVTGVDMMDRLIRFAAEENHKVFLYGAKEEVVTTAKQKLEEKYPGLVISGYENGYEKDNDKIVDKINASEAELLFVAMGSPKQELWIRENMGKLNVKVFQGVGGSFDVFSGKVQRAPLFFRKLGIEWLYRLLKEPKRFKRQLALPKFLARILSAK; encoded by the coding sequence ATGAAAAAAGAAAATTACCTGGGCGTCGATGTTTCGCCTTATAATTACGAAGAAATCATTGCAGACCTGCGTGAACGAATGAAGGCAGGCCTGCAATCCACGATTATCGCAGTCAACCCTGAGAAGGTCATGGCCGCTGAAAAAAATGAAGAGCTTCGCCAACTGATCAACTCATCCACCTACCAGATCCCAGATGGGGTAGGAATTTTGCTTGCCTCGAAAATGAAGGGCGGCAACATCTCCTCCCGTGTGACTGGTGTCGATATGATGGACAGGCTGATCCGCTTTGCCGCTGAGGAGAACCACAAGGTCTTCCTATACGGCGCAAAAGAAGAAGTCGTCACAACAGCAAAGCAAAAGCTTGAAGAAAAATACCCTGGCCTGGTGATTTCCGGCTATGAAAATGGGTATGAAAAAGATAATGACAAGATTGTTGATAAAATCAACGCTTCAGAAGCTGAATTGCTGTTTGTCGCGATGGGCAGCCCGAAGCAGGAGCTGTGGATCCGCGAGAACATGGGGAAGCTGAACGTAAAAGTATTCCAGGGAGTCGGCGGAAGCTTTGACGTCTTTTCAGGAAAAGTCCAGCGCGCACCCTTATTTTTCCGCAAGCTCGGCATCGAGTGGCTGTACCGCCTGTTAAAAGAACCAAAACGTTTCAAGCGCCAGCTCGCATTGCCAAAATTCCTGGCAAGGATCCTCAGCGCAAAATAA
- the csaB gene encoding polysaccharide pyruvyl transferase CsaB, giving the protein MKIVISGFYGLGNTGDEAILESIVDNLREHLDQPEITVFSLSPEQTAKEHNVKTVYRGWRHDFKGKVKALKEADLLISGGGGLLQDTYPTRFIFGPLPYYLLIVFLAKLVGTKVMFFSQGIGPVNSTWGKILMKVFANMADFVTVRDQFSKDLLHKLGVKRPETVVTSDIVFAFHPKKDTAAMDSLQLERKDNLVAVSVRPWFEKVKQFEQIAEILDHWIEARDITPVFVPMEGHHDDTASKNVLKHMKHADKCHILGTNFTPNQYLNFIGECQITIGMRLHALIFSTLTGVPHIGLSYDKKVESLLKRSGMWQFSAVLEEMNVEELTKNGLELLDNREKYSKIVEGNAAEMRVEAVRNVDLLKENFGK; this is encoded by the coding sequence TTGAAAATTGTCATCTCAGGATTTTATGGTCTCGGTAATACTGGTGACGAAGCCATACTTGAATCCATTGTCGATAACTTGCGCGAGCATTTGGACCAGCCAGAAATTACCGTATTCTCTTTATCACCGGAACAGACAGCAAAGGAACATAATGTCAAAACCGTATACCGCGGCTGGCGCCATGATTTTAAAGGTAAGGTCAAGGCTTTGAAGGAAGCTGACCTGCTGATTTCGGGCGGCGGCGGTTTGCTGCAGGATACATATCCTACCCGCTTTATTTTCGGTCCCCTTCCGTATTATTTGTTGATTGTCTTTTTGGCCAAGCTAGTCGGGACGAAGGTCATGTTCTTTTCCCAGGGGATTGGCCCAGTAAACTCAACATGGGGCAAGATTTTGATGAAGGTTTTTGCCAATATGGCAGACTTCGTGACGGTACGTGATCAGTTCTCAAAGGACCTGCTTCATAAATTGGGTGTTAAGCGCCCTGAGACGGTTGTGACTTCGGATATCGTGTTCGCTTTTCATCCGAAAAAGGACACAGCTGCAATGGACAGCCTTCAGTTAGAGCGTAAGGATAACCTTGTTGCCGTTTCTGTCCGTCCGTGGTTTGAAAAAGTAAAGCAATTTGAGCAGATTGCTGAAATTCTCGATCACTGGATCGAAGCCCGCGATATCACGCCGGTGTTCGTGCCGATGGAAGGCCATCACGACGACACGGCCAGCAAAAATGTATTGAAGCATATGAAGCATGCTGATAAGTGCCATATCCTTGGAACGAATTTCACACCTAATCAATACTTGAACTTCATCGGCGAATGCCAGATCACGATCGGCATGAGATTGCACGCATTAATTTTCTCCACGCTGACAGGCGTGCCGCATATTGGGTTAAGCTATGACAAAAAGGTCGAAAGCCTGCTCAAGCGCAGCGGCATGTGGCAATTCTCCGCCGTGCTCGAAGAAATGAACGTCGAAGAATTAACTAAGAACGGGTTAGAGCTCCTCGACAACAGGGAAAAATACAGCAAGATCGTTGAAGGCAATGCCGCTGAGATGCGCGTCGAAGCCGTTCGGAATGTTGATTTGTTGAAGGAGAACTTTGGTAAGTAA